The following are encoded together in the Culex pipiens pallens isolate TS chromosome 1, TS_CPP_V2, whole genome shotgun sequence genome:
- the LOC120431349 gene encoding uncharacterized protein LOC120431349 — MSLEQSSTKSAITNFPNEILEEIFSYLEFEERLTASQVCLRWHGTALRWSEIRLGVYSPDDSDLETILASERPYRHLQLNGDQFAAQLVTKFGSSLRSLSITNVESWSWLGSLGGLPELQSLYIKTSYRYDSLTDAPLGQPCSTLRWLTIEEIGSDVFPALNRFISATFPALECLRVEYYSGVFRLSNLPELAELVMIGYNEIDDGLLQDIKSLPNLRTIVLAGRRLECDYPDHVLRSDHIRTVQIGTDDPLFDDELLQLTEVFPAMTAFSCTRWSLCTVAGIDAARRRLPNCTFDVEPTEDSMEVGAGSDGEDSSSETESS, encoded by the exons ATGAGTTTAGAGCAAAGTTCAACAAAATCAGCGATTACAAATTTTCCAAATGAG ATCCTGGAAGAGATCTTCTCCTACCTCGAGTTCGAAGAACGTCTGACTGCTTCGCAGGTTTGTCTCCGCTGGCACGGAACCGCTCTCCGGTGGAGTGAAATTCGCCTAGGGGTCTACTCCCCCGACGATTCTGACCTCGAAACCATCCTGGCCAGTGAACGACCTTACCGGCATCTCCAGCTGAACGGTGATCAATTTGCCGCGCAGCTGGTAACCAAATTCGGTTCCAGTTTGAGATCTTTGAGCATTACCAACGTTGAATCGTGGAGCTGGCTAGGTTCGCTTGGTGGACTGCCGGAACTTCAGAGCCTGTACATCAAAACAAGCTATCGATACGACTCTCTGACGGATGCTCCTCTAGGGCAACCTTGTTCAACGTTGCGTTGGTTGACTATTGAGGAGATTGGTTCCGACGTGTTTCCCGCTTTAAATAGATTCATCAGTGCGACCTTTCCTGCACTGGAGTGTTTAAGGGTGGAGTACTACTCCGGAGTTTTCCGTCTGTCGAATCTTCCAGAGCTGGCAGAATTGGTGATGATCGGATAC AACGAAATCGACGACGGATTGCTGCAGGACATCAAATCCCTGCCAAACCTTCGAACGATCGTCCTCGCCGGAAGGCGACTCGAGTGCGACTACCCGGACCACGTTCTCCGCAGTGACCACATCCGGACGGTGCAGATCGGCACGGACGATCCGCTCTTCGACGACGAGCTGCTTCAGCTGACGGAGGTGTTTCCGGCGATGACCGCCTTCAGCTGTACCCGGTGGTCGCTGTGCACGGTGGCCGGAATCGACGCTGCGAGACGGAGGCTTCCGAACTGCACCTTTGACGTGGAACCGACGGAGGATTCCATGGAGGTGGGGGCGGGATCGGATGGGGAGGACTCGAGCAGCGAGACGGAGTCGAGTTGA
- the LOC120431296 gene encoding uncharacterized protein LOC120431296 gives MNWKKGAAQLLCSVKKSTDKFDNDAYHRTTIHNLPDDILLEIFSYLSIDYCQTASLVCRRWDVLAFGTNRVQLNVTILNKNRSMEKSYRRSLSRSKRPYRHLKLVDCRHSLVLQVLAKFTSNLNSLTLSCDVKLEHLAEIVQLCPNIRSLDVKFSNFEQISQKTVVLRPLVNLEILKVDIGFLNLPGINLSQLAPNVTSLTIVYSEDLAVPAPVLDHYGPRLRELILLVNLCLKRGTKIHNVWQTKFPLLQRFECHLGRHDGSDDPYDPITDMDRILEHCEHLHVAKFYRVTYLPRLTLKLSQLCTNLRELSLGMIRVTAQHFVHICQLQQLKYLHIEESTVETPNFQCYQVLDSLTELSLHAANFDNSYQFNDFVRHAFPALSSFRVHNCRDSYYIAEVKFWGLQLLEQLSVREIQPICWEFIVNLSSLPLLKTVTLICSNFPEYTLDHVPHVVSTSIQSLSILAELTDDDLCRLVCFFSNLRLLKLRNLTGCTADGIRKAQKLVPECLFEVPAKF, from the exons ATGAATTGGAAGAAAGGTGCAGCTCAGCTGCTGTGTAGTGTCAAGAAATCTACGGACAAGTTTGATAACGATGCTTATCACCGCACAACGATACATAATCTACCCGATGAT ATTCTCCTGGAAATCTTCTCCTACCTGAGCATCGATTACTGCCAAACGGCCTCACTGGTGTGCCGTCGCTGGGACGTTCTAGCCTTCGGAACCAACCGCGTTCAACTCAACGTGACCATTCTCAACAAGAATCGTTCCATGGAGAAATCGTACCGTCGATCGCTGTCCAGAAGCAAACGACCCTACCGACATTTGAAGCTTGTCGACTGTCGACATTCGTTGGTATTACAAGTTTTGgccaaatttacatcaaatttgaactCGCTAACGCTCAGCTGTGATGTCAAGCTGGAGCATCTGGCTGAGATTGTCCAACTCTGTCCAAACATCCGATCGTTGGATGTCAAGTTCAGCAACTTTGAGCAGATATCCCAGAAGACAGTAGTGTTACGCCCGCTGGTCAACCTGGAGATCCTTAAAGTGGACATAGGCTTCTTAAATCTGCCAGGCATCAACCTGTCTCAACTAGCTCCAAACGTCACCTCCCTAACGATCGTGTACAGCGAAGATCTGGCCGTCCCAGCACCCGTACTTGATCATTACGGTCCACGATTAAGAGAACTGATTCTGTTGGTAAACTTGTGCCTAAAACGTGGAACCAAAATCCACAACGTTTGGCAGACCAAATTCCCACTTCTCCAGCGATTCGAGTGCCACTTGGGACGCCACGACGGCTCGGATGATCCGTACGACCCAATTACGGACATGGACAGGATTCTTGAGCACTGCGAACATCTGCACGTGGCCAAGTTCTACAGAGTCACGTACCTGCCACGGCTTACGCTCAAGTTGAGCCAACTGTGTACCAACTTGCGGGAGTTGTCCCTCGGTATGATCCGGGTTACCGCGCAACACTTTGTCCACATCTGTCAGCTGCAGCAGCTCAAGTATCTCCACATCGAAGAATCTACCGTGGAAACTCCCAACTTCCAGTGTTACCAAGTGCTGGACAGCTTGACGGAGCTATCGCTCCATGCCGCCAACTTCGACAACAGCTACCAGTTCAACGACTTTGTCCGGCATGCCTTTCCAGCACTGTCCAGCTTCCGGGTGCACAACTGTCGCGATTCGTACTACATTGCCGAGGTCAAGTTCTGGGGTCTGCAACTGCTCGAGCAGCTATCGGTGCGAGAGATT CAACCAATCTGCTGGGAATTCATCGTGAACCTGTCCTCCCTCCCGCTCCTGAAAACCGTCACCCTAATCTGCAGCAACTTCCCCGAGTACACTCTTGACCACGTCCCGCATGTCGTATCCACCAGCATCCAATCGCTTTCCATCCTGGCGGAACTGACGGACGACGACCTGTGCCGGCTGGTATGCTTCTTCTCGAACCTTCGGCTGCTCAAGTTACGCAACCTAACCGGATGTACGGCGGACGGCATCCGGAAGGCGCAAAAGCTGGTGCCGGAATGCCTCTTTGAAGTGCCAGCGAAATTTTGA